In one window of Oryzias melastigma strain HK-1 linkage group LG5, ASM292280v2, whole genome shotgun sequence DNA:
- the LOC112144928 gene encoding dihydropyridine-sensitive L-type skeletal muscle calcium channel subunit alpha-1 isoform X3, translating into MDWITQAEVIDNDNDRQGLLPLENGNSEAGSVGQMDTMQLIIFYYKLARKWNRWLRRKCRVYVKSKLFHWWVIVLVMLNTLAIATEHHKQSQRLTNWQETTNKLLLSMFALEMFMKMYALGLPPYFMSLFNRFDCFVVSIGILELILVHMGVMSVMGISVLRCIRLLRLLKVTRYWTSLSNLVASLLNSVRSIACLLLLLFLFIVIFSLLGMQVFGGKFNFPSQPQPRSTFDSFPQALITVFQILTGEDWNTVMYDGILAHGGPTMPGILVSLYFIILFVCGNFILLNVFLAIAVDNLAEAESLTLAQKEKAEEKKRKKALRPNMSDKATEEKALLAKKLAEQRAKGVEGIPTTAKLKIDEFESNVNEIKDPFPPADFPGDDEEEDPAIPESPRPRPMADLQLKEEAVPMPEASSFFIFGPQNKFRKLCHRIINATTFTNIILLFILLSSISLAAEDPIDPVSPRNQVLAYADIVFTSVFTAEIVLKMTTYGAILHKGSFCRNSFNILDLLVVSVSLLSMGMESSAISVVKILRVLRVLRPLRAINRAKGLKHVVQCVFVAVKTIGNIVLVTMLLDFMFACIGVQLFRGKFYSCTDPDQMTEETCKGWYIRYQEGALHEMEIRKREWTNAELNFDNIFNGMLSLFTISTFEGWPKILYKAIDSSMEDKGPIYNNRVAISIFFIIYLILIAFFMMNIFVGFVIVTFQEQGEQEYKDCELDKNQRQCVQYALKARPLRCYIPKNPYQYQVWYIVTSCYFEYLMFLLIMLNTMCLGMQHCNQSDHVTHLSDMLNVIFTVLFTVEMILKLMAFKAKGYFGDPWNVFDFVIVIGSVVDVMLSEIDAALASSGGLYCLHGCSEVDPMQAIAASENMSVSITFFRLFRVMRLVKLLNRSEGIRNLLWTFIKSLQALPYVALLILMLFFIYAVVGMQIFGKIALVDGTYINRNNNFQTFPQAVLLLFRCATGEAWHEVMLACMYGKKCDPKSDFLPGEENTCGSNFAIIYFMSFYMLCAFLIINLFVAVIMDNFDYLTRDWSILGPQHLDEFKKIWAEYDPEATGRIKHLDVVTLLRRIPPPLGFGKFCPHRIACKRLVSMNMPLNSDGTVTFNATLFALVRTALKIKTEGNFEQANEELRGIIKKIWKRTSMKLLDQVIPPIGDDEVTVGKFYATFLIQDYYRKLKKRQEEYYGYRPTKKSATHEIQAGLRNIAEEAPAELHRSISGDLLAEEDSDHGGEEIFRRQASLFGNHSDPFAVDGDAAYTSQRPLQMDEGFTNNSSISQSQF; encoded by the exons GTCTGCTGCCATTGGAAAATGGGAATTCAGAAGCTGGGAGTGTTGGTCAAATGGACACCATGCAGCTGATCATCTTCTACTA TAAGCTGGCTCGTAAGTGGAATCGGTGGTTGCGGCGGAAATGCAGAGTGTACGTGAAGTCCAAGTTGTTCCACTGGTGGGTCATCGTTCTCGTCATGCTCAACACACTGGCAATAGCAACAGAACACCACAAGCAGTCCCAGAGACTGACCAACTGGCAAG AGACCACCAACAAGCTGCTTCTGTCCATGTTTGCTCTGGAGATGTTCATGAAGATGTATGCTCTGGGTTTACCCCCCTACTTCATGTCTCTCTTCAACCGCTTTGACTGCTTTGTCGTGTCTATTGGCATCCTGGAGCTCATCCTCGTCCACATGGGCGTCATGTCAGTCATGGGCATCTCAGTGCTTCGCTGTATAAGGCTGCTGCGGCTGCTTAAAGTCACCAG ATACTGGACATCCCTCAGTAATCTGGTGGCTTCTCTGCTGAACTCCGTGCGCTCCATTGCCTGCTTGCTCcttctcctctttcttttcATTGTCATTTTCTCCCTGCTGGGCATGCAGGTCTTTGGAGGAAAGTTTAACTTTCCCAGTCAACCTCAGCCTCGCAGTACGTTCGACAGCTTTCCCCAGGCTCTCATCACTGTGTTCCAG ATTCTGACTGGTGAGGACTGGAATACTGTCATGTATGACGGCATATTGGCTCATGGGGGGCCGACCATGCCTGGCATCCTGGTCAGCCTCTACTTCATCATCCTCTTCGTCTGTGGAAACT TTATTcttctgaatgtttttcttgCCATCGCTGTTGACAACCTGGCAGAGGCGGAGTCTCTGACTTTAGCTCAAAAAGAGAAAGCTGAGGAGAAAAAACGCAAGAAAGCActgag GCCAAACATGTCCGATAAGGCCACGGAGGAGAAAGCTCTTCTGGCAAAGAAGCTGGCAGAGCAGCGAGCCAAAGGGGTCGAGGGCATCCCGACAACTGCCAAG ctCAAGATTGATGAGTTTGAATCCAACGTCAATGAGATCAAAGACCCGTTTCCTCCTGCAGACTTTCCAG gtgatgatgaggaggaggaccCTGCCATTCCAGAAAGTCCCAGACCCCGCCCAATGGCTGATCTGCAGCTGAAAGAGGAAGCCGTCCCGATGCCGGAGGCCAgctctttcttcatctttggACCTCAGAACAA GTTCAGGAAGCTCTGTCATCGTATCATCAATGCAACCACCTTCACCAAcatcatcctcctcttcatcctgctCTCATCTATTTCTTTAGCAGCTGAGGATCCTATTGACCCCGTGTCTCCCAGGAACCAG gtgCTGGCTTACGCTGATATAGTCTTCACATCAGTCTTTACGGCAGAAATAGTGCTGAAG ATGACAACTTATGGAGCCATTCTTCACAAAGGATCTTTCTGCCGGAATTCCTTTAATATTCTGGATCTGTTGGTGGTCAGTGTTTCCCTGTTGTCCATGGGCATGGA ATCGAGTGCCATCTCAGTCGTGAAGATTCTCAGGGTGTTGAGAGTCCTCCGGCCCCTGAGAGCCATCAACAGAGCCAAAGGACTGAAG CATGTGGTTCAGTGTGTCTTCGTCGCTGTGAAAACCATTGGGAACATTGTACTCGTCACAATGCTCCTGGACTTCATGTTCGCTTGCATTGGAGTCCAACTATTTAGA GGCAAGTTCTATTCTTGCACCGACCCTGACCAGATGACAGAGGAAACCTGCAA GGGTTGGTATATACGGTACCAGGAAGGAGCCCTTCATGAGATGGAGATCCGTAAACGGGAATGGACCAATGCAGAGCTAAACTTTGATAACATTTTCAATGGGATGTTGTCTCTATTCACCATTTCTACATTTGAAGGATGGCCAAA GATACTCTATAAAGCAATCGATTCCAGTATGGAGGATAAAGGGCCAATTTACAACAATCGAGTGGCcatttccattttcttcatcatctacCTCATTCTTATTGCTTTCTTCATGATGAATATATTTGTGGGCTTCGTCATTGTCACTTTTCAGGAGCAGGGAGAACAAGAGTACAAGGACTGTGAGCTGGACAAAAACCAG CGTCAGTGTGTTCAGTATGCGCTAAAAGCCCGTCCGCTGCGCTGCTACATCCCTAAGAACCCGTACCAGTACCAGGTGTGGTACATTGTCACCTCCTGCTACTTCGAGTACCTGATGTTCCTTCTCATCATGCTCAACACCATGTGTCTGGGAATGCAG CACTGCAACCAGTCTGACCACGTGACGCACCTGTCCGACATGCTGAATGTGATCTTCACCGTGCTCTTCACAGTGGAGATGATCCTGAAACTCATGGCGTTCAAAGCCAAG GGTTACTTTGGAGATCCCTGGAACGTCTTTGACTTTGTCATCGTCATTGGGAGCGTTGTGGACGTGATGCTGAGTGAAATTGAT GCCGCTCTGGCTTCCTCTGGAGGACTCTATTGCCTCCACGGCTGCTCT GAAGTGGACCCCATGCAGGCAATTGCT GCGTCTGAAAACATGAGTGTGTCCATCACCTTCTTCCGACTGTTCCGTGTCATGCGTCTGGTGAAGCTGCTGAATCGATCTGAAGGAATACGAAACCTGCTGTGGACCTTCATCAAATCCCTACAA GCGCTTCCGTATGTGGCCCTCCTCATCCTCATGCTGTTCTTCATATATGCAGTAGTCGGGATGCAG ATATTTGGGAAGATAGCTCTGGTGGATGGCACATACATCAACAGAAACAACAACTTCCAGACATTTCCTCAGGCGGTGCTGCTGCTCTTCAG GTGTGCTACTGGGGAGGCGTGGCATGAAGTGATGCTTGCCTGCATGTATGGGAAGAAATGTGATCCGAAATCTGACTTCCTGCCCGGAGAGGAGAACACTTGTGGGTCTAACTTTGCCATCATCTACTTCATGAGCTTTTACATGCTCTGTGCTTTTCTG ATTATCAACCTGTTTGTGGCTGTCATTATGGACAACTTTGACTACCTGACACGTGACTGGTCCATCCTCGGCCCACAGCACCTGGATGAGTTCAAGAAGATCTGGGCAGAGTATGACCCTGAAGCCAC GGGGCGGATCAAGCACCTGGATGTGGTGACTCTCCTGCGGAGGATTCCTCCTCCTCTGGGATTCGGAAAGTTCTGCCCTCATCGTATCGCCTGCAAG CGGCTGGTCTCCATGAACATGCCCCTCAACAGTGATGGGACGGTCACCTTCAATGCCACTCTGTTTGCATTGGTCAGAACAGCACTGAAAATAAAGACTGAag gcAACTTTGAACAAGCCAATGAGGAGCTGAGAGGAATCATCAAGAAGATCTGGAAGCGCACCAGCATGAAACTGTTGGATCAAGTCATACCTCCCATCGGAG ATGACGAGGTGACTGTGGGGAAGTTCTACGCCACTTTCCTCATCCAGGATTATTACAGGAAACTGAAGAAGAGGCAGGAGGAATATTATGGCTACCGTCCCACAAAGAAGAGTGCCACCCATGAGATACAG GCTGGACTCAGGAACATAGCAGAGGAGGCGCCTGCAGAGCTGCACAGATCCATTTCTGGAGACCTGCTGGCTGAGGAGGACTCTGACCACGGAGGGGAGGAGATATTCAGG AGACAAGCCAGTCTGTTTGGAAACCATTCTGACCCATTTGCCGTGGACGGTGATGCAGCCTACACCAGCCAGCGCCCCCTACAGATGGATGAAGGCTTCACCAATAACAGCAGCATAAGTCAAAG CCAATTCTGA
- the LOC112144928 gene encoding dihydropyridine-sensitive L-type skeletal muscle calcium channel subunit alpha-1 isoform X2, with product MEWPWIYFTTLILVGSFFVLNLVLGVLSGEFTKEREKAKSRGEFQKLRETQQLDEDLKGYMDWITQAEVIDNDNDRQGLLPLENGNSEAGSVGQMDTMQLIIFYYKLARKWNRWLRRKCRVYVKSKLFHWWVIVLVMLNTLAIATEHHKQSQRLTNWQETTNKLLLSMFALEMFMKMYALGLPPYFMSLFNRFDCFVVSIGILELILVHMGVMSVMGISVLRCIRLLRLLKVTRYWTSLSNLVASLLNSVRSIACLLLLLFLFIVIFSLLGMQVFGGKFNFPSQPQPRSTFDSFPQALITVFQILTGEDWNTVMYDGILAHGGPTMPGILVSLYFIILFVCGNFILLNVFLAIAVDNLAEAESLTLAQKEKAEEKKRKKALRPNMSDKATEEKALLAKKLAEQRAKGVEGIPTTAKLKIDEFESNVNEIKDPFPPADFPGDDEEEDPAIPESPRPRPMADLQLKEEAVPMPEASSFFIFGPQNKFRKLCHRIINATTFTNIILLFILLSSISLAAEDPIDPVSPRNQVLAYADIVFTSVFTAEIVLKMTTYGAILHKGSFCRNSFNILDLLVVSVSLLSMGMESSAISVVKILRVLRVLRPLRAINRAKGLKHVVQCVFVAVKTIGNIVLVTMLLDFMFACIGVQLFRGKFYSCTDPDQMTEETCKGWYIRYQEGALHEMEIRKREWTNAELNFDNIFNGMLSLFTISTFEGWPKILYKAIDSSMEDKGPIYNNRVAISIFFIIYLILIAFFMMNIFVGFVIVTFQEQGEQEYKDCELDKNQRQCVQYALKARPLRCYIPKNPYQYQVWYIVTSCYFEYLMFLLIMLNTMCLGMQHCNQSDHVTHLSDMLNVIFTVLFTVEMILKLMAFKAKGYFGDPWNVFDFVIVIGSVVDVMLSEIDAALASSGGLYCLHGCSEVDPMQAIAASENMSVSITFFRLFRVMRLVKLLNRSEGIRNLLWTFIKSLQALPYVALLILMLFFIYAVVGMQIFGKIALVDGTYINRNNNFQTFPQAVLLLFRCATGEAWHEVMLACMYGKKCDPKSDFLPGEENTCGSNFAIIYFMSFYMLCAFLIINLFVAVIMDNFDYLTRDWSILGPQHLDEFKKIWAEYDPEATGRIKHLDVVTLLRRIPPPLGFGKFCPHRIACKRLVSMNMPLNSDGTVTFNATLFALVRTALKIKTEGNFEQANEELRGIIKKIWKRTSMKLLDQVIPPIGDDEVTVGKFYATFLIQDYYRKLKKRQEEYYGYRPTKKSATHEIQAGLRNIAEEAPAELHRSISGDLLAEEDSDHGGEEIFRRQASLFGNHSDPFAVDGDAAYTSQRPLQMDEGFTNNSSISQSQF from the exons GTCTGCTGCCATTGGAAAATGGGAATTCAGAAGCTGGGAGTGTTGGTCAAATGGACACCATGCAGCTGATCATCTTCTACTA TAAGCTGGCTCGTAAGTGGAATCGGTGGTTGCGGCGGAAATGCAGAGTGTACGTGAAGTCCAAGTTGTTCCACTGGTGGGTCATCGTTCTCGTCATGCTCAACACACTGGCAATAGCAACAGAACACCACAAGCAGTCCCAGAGACTGACCAACTGGCAAG AGACCACCAACAAGCTGCTTCTGTCCATGTTTGCTCTGGAGATGTTCATGAAGATGTATGCTCTGGGTTTACCCCCCTACTTCATGTCTCTCTTCAACCGCTTTGACTGCTTTGTCGTGTCTATTGGCATCCTGGAGCTCATCCTCGTCCACATGGGCGTCATGTCAGTCATGGGCATCTCAGTGCTTCGCTGTATAAGGCTGCTGCGGCTGCTTAAAGTCACCAG ATACTGGACATCCCTCAGTAATCTGGTGGCTTCTCTGCTGAACTCCGTGCGCTCCATTGCCTGCTTGCTCcttctcctctttcttttcATTGTCATTTTCTCCCTGCTGGGCATGCAGGTCTTTGGAGGAAAGTTTAACTTTCCCAGTCAACCTCAGCCTCGCAGTACGTTCGACAGCTTTCCCCAGGCTCTCATCACTGTGTTCCAG ATTCTGACTGGTGAGGACTGGAATACTGTCATGTATGACGGCATATTGGCTCATGGGGGGCCGACCATGCCTGGCATCCTGGTCAGCCTCTACTTCATCATCCTCTTCGTCTGTGGAAACT TTATTcttctgaatgtttttcttgCCATCGCTGTTGACAACCTGGCAGAGGCGGAGTCTCTGACTTTAGCTCAAAAAGAGAAAGCTGAGGAGAAAAAACGCAAGAAAGCActgag GCCAAACATGTCCGATAAGGCCACGGAGGAGAAAGCTCTTCTGGCAAAGAAGCTGGCAGAGCAGCGAGCCAAAGGGGTCGAGGGCATCCCGACAACTGCCAAG ctCAAGATTGATGAGTTTGAATCCAACGTCAATGAGATCAAAGACCCGTTTCCTCCTGCAGACTTTCCAG gtgatgatgaggaggaggaccCTGCCATTCCAGAAAGTCCCAGACCCCGCCCAATGGCTGATCTGCAGCTGAAAGAGGAAGCCGTCCCGATGCCGGAGGCCAgctctttcttcatctttggACCTCAGAACAA GTTCAGGAAGCTCTGTCATCGTATCATCAATGCAACCACCTTCACCAAcatcatcctcctcttcatcctgctCTCATCTATTTCTTTAGCAGCTGAGGATCCTATTGACCCCGTGTCTCCCAGGAACCAG gtgCTGGCTTACGCTGATATAGTCTTCACATCAGTCTTTACGGCAGAAATAGTGCTGAAG ATGACAACTTATGGAGCCATTCTTCACAAAGGATCTTTCTGCCGGAATTCCTTTAATATTCTGGATCTGTTGGTGGTCAGTGTTTCCCTGTTGTCCATGGGCATGGA ATCGAGTGCCATCTCAGTCGTGAAGATTCTCAGGGTGTTGAGAGTCCTCCGGCCCCTGAGAGCCATCAACAGAGCCAAAGGACTGAAG CATGTGGTTCAGTGTGTCTTCGTCGCTGTGAAAACCATTGGGAACATTGTACTCGTCACAATGCTCCTGGACTTCATGTTCGCTTGCATTGGAGTCCAACTATTTAGA GGCAAGTTCTATTCTTGCACCGACCCTGACCAGATGACAGAGGAAACCTGCAA GGGTTGGTATATACGGTACCAGGAAGGAGCCCTTCATGAGATGGAGATCCGTAAACGGGAATGGACCAATGCAGAGCTAAACTTTGATAACATTTTCAATGGGATGTTGTCTCTATTCACCATTTCTACATTTGAAGGATGGCCAAA GATACTCTATAAAGCAATCGATTCCAGTATGGAGGATAAAGGGCCAATTTACAACAATCGAGTGGCcatttccattttcttcatcatctacCTCATTCTTATTGCTTTCTTCATGATGAATATATTTGTGGGCTTCGTCATTGTCACTTTTCAGGAGCAGGGAGAACAAGAGTACAAGGACTGTGAGCTGGACAAAAACCAG CGTCAGTGTGTTCAGTATGCGCTAAAAGCCCGTCCGCTGCGCTGCTACATCCCTAAGAACCCGTACCAGTACCAGGTGTGGTACATTGTCACCTCCTGCTACTTCGAGTACCTGATGTTCCTTCTCATCATGCTCAACACCATGTGTCTGGGAATGCAG CACTGCAACCAGTCTGACCACGTGACGCACCTGTCCGACATGCTGAATGTGATCTTCACCGTGCTCTTCACAGTGGAGATGATCCTGAAACTCATGGCGTTCAAAGCCAAG GGTTACTTTGGAGATCCCTGGAACGTCTTTGACTTTGTCATCGTCATTGGGAGCGTTGTGGACGTGATGCTGAGTGAAATTGAT GCCGCTCTGGCTTCCTCTGGAGGACTCTATTGCCTCCACGGCTGCTCT GAAGTGGACCCCATGCAGGCAATTGCT GCGTCTGAAAACATGAGTGTGTCCATCACCTTCTTCCGACTGTTCCGTGTCATGCGTCTGGTGAAGCTGCTGAATCGATCTGAAGGAATACGAAACCTGCTGTGGACCTTCATCAAATCCCTACAA GCGCTTCCGTATGTGGCCCTCCTCATCCTCATGCTGTTCTTCATATATGCAGTAGTCGGGATGCAG ATATTTGGGAAGATAGCTCTGGTGGATGGCACATACATCAACAGAAACAACAACTTCCAGACATTTCCTCAGGCGGTGCTGCTGCTCTTCAG GTGTGCTACTGGGGAGGCGTGGCATGAAGTGATGCTTGCCTGCATGTATGGGAAGAAATGTGATCCGAAATCTGACTTCCTGCCCGGAGAGGAGAACACTTGTGGGTCTAACTTTGCCATCATCTACTTCATGAGCTTTTACATGCTCTGTGCTTTTCTG ATTATCAACCTGTTTGTGGCTGTCATTATGGACAACTTTGACTACCTGACACGTGACTGGTCCATCCTCGGCCCACAGCACCTGGATGAGTTCAAGAAGATCTGGGCAGAGTATGACCCTGAAGCCAC GGGGCGGATCAAGCACCTGGATGTGGTGACTCTCCTGCGGAGGATTCCTCCTCCTCTGGGATTCGGAAAGTTCTGCCCTCATCGTATCGCCTGCAAG CGGCTGGTCTCCATGAACATGCCCCTCAACAGTGATGGGACGGTCACCTTCAATGCCACTCTGTTTGCATTGGTCAGAACAGCACTGAAAATAAAGACTGAag gcAACTTTGAACAAGCCAATGAGGAGCTGAGAGGAATCATCAAGAAGATCTGGAAGCGCACCAGCATGAAACTGTTGGATCAAGTCATACCTCCCATCGGAG ATGACGAGGTGACTGTGGGGAAGTTCTACGCCACTTTCCTCATCCAGGATTATTACAGGAAACTGAAGAAGAGGCAGGAGGAATATTATGGCTACCGTCCCACAAAGAAGAGTGCCACCCATGAGATACAG GCTGGACTCAGGAACATAGCAGAGGAGGCGCCTGCAGAGCTGCACAGATCCATTTCTGGAGACCTGCTGGCTGAGGAGGACTCTGACCACGGAGGGGAGGAGATATTCAGG AGACAAGCCAGTCTGTTTGGAAACCATTCTGACCCATTTGCCGTGGACGGTGATGCAGCCTACACCAGCCAGCGCCCCCTACAGATGGATGAAGGCTTCACCAATAACAGCAGCATAAGTCAAAG CCAATTCTGA